DNA from Amycolatopsis sp. DSM 110486:
CGCCGCGGCCCGGCCTGGCTAGGCCACGAACTCGGTGTCCCGACACGGACGGTGTCACGGGTGCTGGCCCGCCACCAGATCCCGCGGCTGGCCGCATTGGACCCGATCACCGGACTGGTGATCCGGGCCAGCAAGACCACCGCCGTGCGCTACGAACGCGACCGGCCCGGCGAGCTGGTCCACATGGACGTCAAGAAGATCGGCCGCATCCCCGACGGCGGTGGCTGGCGAGCCCACGGCCGCGTGAACCGGGAAGCCACCCGCGACCGCAGCACCAAGATCGGATACGACTACGTCCATTCCCTGGTCGATGACCACTCCCGCCTGGCCTACTCCGAAATCCTCCCGGACGAGAAAGGGCCAACCTGCGCCGGCTTCCTCGACCGGGCGATCACCTACTTCGCCGGCCACGGCATCACCCGCATCGAGCGGCTGATGACCGACAACGCCTGGGCCTACCGCTGGTCCCTGCGCCAGGTCTGCGCCGAGCACAACATCCGGCAGAAGTTCATCAAACCCCACTGCCCCTGGCAGAACGGCAAAGTCGAGCGCCTCAACCGCACCCTGCAAACCGAATGGGCCTACCGCCAGGCCTTCACCAGCAACACCGACCGCACCGCAGCCCTTGCACCCTGGCTCGAGCACTA
Protein-coding regions in this window:
- a CDS encoding IS481 family transposase, which produces MSHCNARTTFLGRLLIVQRHHAGWPQAHIAAAMGISRKCVKTWLERYATEGEPGLRDRSSRPHTSPRQTSSELEQQIITLRQRERRGPAWLGHELGVPTRTVSRVLARHQIPRLAALDPITGLVIRASKTTAVRYERDRPGELVHMDVKKIGRIPDGGGWRAHGRVNREATRDRSTKIGYDYVHSLVDDHSRLAYSEILPDEKGPTCAGFLDRAITYFAGHGITRIERLMTDNAWAYRWSLRQVCAEHNIRQKFIKPHCPWQNGKVERLNRTLQTEWAYRQAFTSNTDRTAALAPWLEHYNTQRRHSALGGHPPTSRLPPT